The Juglans regia cultivar Chandler chromosome 2, Walnut 2.0, whole genome shotgun sequence genome includes a window with the following:
- the LOC109019266 gene encoding metal tolerance protein 10-like — MEESRNEAIDATHGTNKREPLLSPDVELASRSDSSSWKLNLQEFPALPESRDGDRDSFILHRLLRTPRKRNKVADYYKKQERLLEGFNEMETMTENGCLPDSLTEDEMKQLAKSERMAIHASNIANVVLFAAKLYASIESRSLAVIASTMDSLLDLLSGFILWFTAHAMRKPNQYHYPIGKKRMQPVGIIVFASVMATLGLQILIESVRQLISKAQPERNPEKEKWMIGIMVCVTVVKFVLMVYCRRFKNEIVRAYAQDHLFDVVTNSVGLAAAVLAIRFYWWIDPAGAIIIALYTMNTWTRTVIENVWSLIGRTAPPEFLAKLTYLIWNHNEDIKHIDTVRAYTFGSHYFVEVDIVLPQDMFLNKAHNIGETLQEKLEQLPEVERAFVHIDFEYSHRPEHKIAI; from the exons ATGGAAGAGAGCAGGAACGAAGCCATTGATGCAACGCATGGGACTAACAAAAGGGAGCCTCTTCTGTCTCCAGATGTTGAGTTGGCGTCGAGAAGCGATTCATCGTCGTGGAAACTCAATCTGCAGGAGTTCCCGGCGCTGCCAGAGAGCCGAGATGGCGATCGAGATTCCTTCATTCTCCACCGCCTTCTTCGTACCCCAA GGAAACGAAACAAGGTTGCTGATTATTATAAGAAGCAAGAAAGGCTCCTTGAAGGGTTCAACGAGATGGAGACCATGACTGAAAATGGTTGTTTGCCTGATAGTCTAACAGAG GATGAGATGAAGCAGCTTGCAAAAAGTGAGAGGATGGCAATCCATGCATCAAACATAGCTAATGTTGTACTCTTTGCTGCAAAGCTATATGCTTCTATTGAGAGCAGATCATTGGCAGTTATCGCCTCAACCATGGATTCACTCTTAGATCTCTTGTCTGGGTTTATATTGTGGTTCACTGCACATGCCATGAGAAAACCAAACCAGTATCACTATCCAATTGGAAAGAAACGGATGCAGCCAGTT GGCATCATTGTTTTTGCTTCAGTAATGGCAACCCTTGGATTACAAATACTGATAGAGTCTGTTCGACAACTCATTTCAAAG GCCCAGCCTGAAAGGAATCCCGAGAAGGAGAAATGGATGATTGGAATAATGGTCTGCGTAACTGTAGTGAAGTTTGTTCTCATGGTCTATTGTCGAAGATTTAAGAACGAAATTGTTAGAGCCTATGCACAAGATCATTTATTCGACGTTGTTACTAATTCAGTTGGTTTGGCAGCAGCTGTTTTGGCTATCCGTTTTTACTGGTGGATTGATCCTGCTGGAGCTATTATA ATCGCTTTATATACAATGAATACTTGGACAAGGACAGTGATTGAGAATGTATGGTCACTAATTGGAAGGACAGCACCACCTGAATTTTTGGCAAAGTTAACATATCTAATATGGAATCACAATGAAGACATCAAGCACATTGATACGGTTAGAGCATACACTTTCGGTTCTCATTATTTTGTGGAGGTTGACATAGTTTTGCCACAAGACATGTTTCTGAACAAAGCACATAATATTGGTGAGACATTGCAAGAGAAGCTTGAGCAGCTCCCTGAAGTAGAGAGAGCCTTTGTACATATAGATTTCGAGTATAGTCACAGGCCCGAACACAAGATCGCAATCTAA